Genomic segment of Syntrophomonadaceae bacterium:
TTTCTGCATCGCGTCCAGAGTTAGCCGGATGATGCGAGGAACCAGGGGTAATTTCGTTGAGACAGAAGAACCGTCCCCTTGTCCTTCTTTCGTTGAGACAGAAGAACCGTCCCCTTGTCTTTCCAAGGGCAATTTCGTCAACACAAAAGAACCGTCCCCTATAGGAGGTGTGAGATTTGTTATCTAGAGAGCGGGTATTGATGGCCTTGCAACACAAGGAGCCTGATCGGGTTCCGTTTGACCTGGCAGGGACAGTCACCACCGGTATCCACCACATTGCTTACAAAAACCTGTTAAACTACTTAGGTATCCCTAAAGACAAGATTAAAATTGCCGAGATCCACCAGCAGCTGGCGGAAGTGGAAGAGGACGTTTTGCAGCGCCTGAAGGTGGATTTCCGGCCTGTTTATTCCAAACTACCTTCCGGTTGGCTGCCGAAGTTTGAGGAGGACAGTGACTATACCTGGTTTATCGATCAGTGGGGCATCGGCTGGCGTAAACCCAAGCAGGGCGGACTGTACTATGACCTGGCCAGCCATCCCTTTGCCGGCTTTACCACCCCGGCAGAGGTAATCAATTACCGGGTACCGGATCCCGCCGACCCCGCCCGGCTGGTTGGGGTTCAGGAGGAAGTGGGCCGGTTAACAAAGACCACCGGGGCGGCCCTGTGTCTGGCCGGGGTTTCGGCGGGCTTTGTGGAGATGGCCTGCTGGCTTAGGGGGTACGAAAACTTCTTTATGGACCTGGCGGGTGACCCGGCGATGGCCGAAGCTATTTTGGATAAAACTATGGAAATAAAGATCAAGTTTTGGGAATTGGCCCTGTCCCAGATGGGGGACATGGTGGATGTGGTAGTGGAAGCCGACGACTTTGCCTCCCAGAATGGCATGATTATTTCCCCGGCAACCTTTCGCAGGTTCATTAAGCCCAGGCAAAAAGTATTGTTTGCAGCCATTAAGAAGCACTCGGATGCTAATATCTGTTTCCATTCCTGTGGTGCCATCTATGATATCATCCCGGACCTGATCGATGCGGGGATAGATTCCCTGAACCCAGTCCAGGTTAGCGCAGCCAAAATGGACACCAAAACATTGAAAAAGGAATTCGGCGATGTGCTGACCTTCTGGGGCGGAGGGGTAGACACCCAGCGGGTTTTAAATTTCGGCACCATTCAGGAGGTTAAGGATGAGGTCAAGCGGCGGATCGACGACCTGGCTCCCGGCGGTGGGTTCATTTTCACGCCGGTGCATAACGTCCAGGCGGACGTGCCGCCGGAAAACTATCTGGCTATGTGGGAGACCTGGGAAGAATACGGCAAGTATTAAAAGGGGGATCAACCGATAATAATTATTCAGTGGAGGGATGAAGCATGGCCACATATCGCCTGGTAGCAGAGGATATTGAGGCGCTTCTGGAAGGACTGGCTATTTTGGGAACAGGTGGCGGAGGCAGTCCCCAGTGGGGTAAAGCCATCCTGGAGCAGGACCTGGCCGCGGGGCGGACGATCACCATTATCGACCCGGAGGATATTGCCGACGACGCGTTGATTGTTTGCGGCGGGATCATGGGCTCTGTCAAAACATTGGAAAAAATGAGCATCGAAGAGCTCCTGGAGCGCTGGGAGACAAGATTTGAACTGCTGGAAGCAACCAAAACCATGGCCAAGTATCTCGGCCGTGAGATTAACTATGTGGTGCCTTTTGAGGTGGGGGGCTTGAATACCCCGGTAATTCTATCCCTGGCGGCCAGGATGGGGATCAGCGCGTTAAATGCTGATGCTTTGGGCAGGTCGGCGCCGGAAACCCAGATGACCAGTTTCATCGGCCATGGTGTTTCCTTAACCCCCATGCCCCTGGTGGATAGCGCCGGCAACACCATCATCGTGACAGACCAGGCCAGCACCGTCTTTGCCGATGAGATTGGCCGGTGGATGGTGACCCGGGGCGGCGGGATGGGCGCCAATAACCACTACCCGATGACTGGAAAAAAAGCCAAGGCTGCCGTTATCCCCCACACCATTACCCAGGCCATGGAAATCGGCAAGGCTGTTTTGGCGGCCCGCCGCTCAGGGGCGGATCCGGTGGCCGCCGCTGTTGCCGAACTGAAGGGCTGGGAAATGTTCAGGGGGGTTGTCAGCAAGGTGCAAGGCGAAGACAAGGGCGGCTTCTACATCACCAGTGTTATCATGACCGGCCAGGAAGACTCGTCTGGCCAGGAGGCTAAACTGATCATCAAGAATGAAACCATGGCTCTGTGGTTAAACGGGGAATTAAAGGCTGTTTTCCCGGATCTGGTTTGTATGCTGGACCAAAAAAGCGGGAGCGGCATTATGAGCGTGGATATCGTGCCAGGTAAAGAAATGGTCCTGGTGGGAACCCCATGCCATCCGCGGCTGCGGGCTTGCCTGCAGACCGATGCCGGCGCTTTGGCCTTCAGCTCCGCCCGCTATGGTCACCCGGAAATAGAATATGTCCCCCTGGAAAAATTGCACGGCTGCTAACGAAACATCTGTAAAAAAACATAAACCAGGAGAGATTGATGTATGGCAAGAGTTGTATGTTTTGGTGAGATCATGCTCAGGCTGTCGCCTCCGGGCTACCAGAGGTTTGTTCAGGCAAACTCCTTTG
This window contains:
- a CDS encoding DUF917 domain-containing protein — translated: MATYRLVAEDIEALLEGLAILGTGGGGSPQWGKAILEQDLAAGRTITIIDPEDIADDALIVCGGIMGSVKTLEKMSIEELLERWETRFELLEATKTMAKYLGREINYVVPFEVGGLNTPVILSLAARMGISALNADALGRSAPETQMTSFIGHGVSLTPMPLVDSAGNTIIVTDQASTVFADEIGRWMVTRGGGMGANNHYPMTGKKAKAAVIPHTITQAMEIGKAVLAARRSGADPVAAAVAELKGWEMFRGVVSKVQGEDKGGFYITSVIMTGQEDSSGQEAKLIIKNETMALWLNGELKAVFPDLVCMLDQKSGSGIMSVDIVPGKEMVLVGTPCHPRLRACLQTDAGALAFSSARYGHPEIEYVPLEKLHGC